The genomic interval CAAACATACGATGATtcaatcatttaaaatattaatttttgaaattaactTGAATTACTTTGGGTTTTCAATgtttcataaataaataaattaatcaataaactTCTGTTTTGCAGGTTTTTAACTCTAAATGATATTGGTAAAAGATTtactaataatatttttgaacgcaacttgaaataataataagaagtTGAAAATCCCCACAAGATGCTTACTATTCCAAAACTTATTTGTAAATAATGTAATGAAAAACTTAGATTTCCAATGATATACAACCGTGCTGAAATCCTGAGACAAAAGCTTACAAATATTTCCacacttcaaaaaaaaataataataattgaatGGTTGCCTGCATAAAGTTTATTGCACATGGGAACACAGACATGATTTTGAAGCACTCCTTCCGAGGCAATGGACTACTAGTCCAGTCTGTGATTGTATTCTGAGGTGATTCTCATTCATAAAGACAGCCAAtgaagggaaaaagaagatCTTCACCAACCTATCAATTGAAGATCAGGTGGACCTGTAAAATCGTGCTTTGCACCTAAGGATCATGAATTCAATgttattgataatttattttgatgctGTTTAATATGATAATTAGTTCTCAACATTTGGATCTTAATAATCTTAGCAACATTGTCAAACTAATATATATAAGCATTGCAAAACTAAGAGTTTCTTTTTGAGACAGGCTCTTATTGCGATGGAACCGACTGGTGCAACTGACTCCTTGGACCAAGAACAAGTCCCCCCCGGAGGACATAGAAAGAGTAAGGGAGTTCATGTTAACCCTTCCTACAGGGAATGGGTGGAGATCCTTTCAGCCTCTTTGTTTATATCAAGGCTTTTGGGGCTTCCCTCATTTCCTGGAAGGCATCATATTAGCTGAGGAACATTTCAAGCCTAAACCAGGTGATGTCTTTGTTTGCCATTGCGACTCGAAAGCTTTTTGATAATTCCAGCAGCCCTTTGCTCACCAAAAATCCCCATCTCTGCGTGCCATCTTTTGAGGGTTATGGGCAGAAGGCCGATATACGTGAGCCAGGAGTCCCACTCATAGCCACCCATACTCCCTACACTTGCTTGCCAAAATCTGTCTTGGATTGTTCTCCTGATCATTGTAAGATTGTTTACATCTGTAGAGAACCAAAGGATGCATTTGTTTCCTTGTTTCACTACGCAGTCAAGCGGAGACCTACGGAAAACGAACCCATTTCCCTGGAAGTGGCTTTTCATCTCTTTTGTGAAGGGAAGTCTTTTTTTGGACCCTGTTGGGACCATATTTTGGAGCACTGGAAAGCTAGCCAGGAACGGCCAGACAAGGTAATGTTCCTGAAATATGAAGACATGTTAAACGATTCTGTGTTGTATGTGAAAAAACTAGCGGAGTTCATGGGCTACCCTTTTAGCTCGGACGAAGAACAAGTTGGGGCAGTGCAGAAAATAGTAGACTTCTGTAGTTTCGAGAATCTGAACAATCTGGAGAAAAACAAGACAGGAAAGCGGTACGCGGATGATAGTGAGGCAACAAACAAATATTTCtttaggaaaggaaaaattggAGATTGGCAGAACTATCTTACTTCTTGTCGTAACGTGTGGGTCTGAGAACCCAATCACCATAGgtgagtgaaaactttaaaaaataaagagtcaccatcaatcttttttactagatGTGATTGGCTACCTGTTGACTCaattctaatcgatgaagccttaaattaattttaagcctacccaaaagaaccttaaactggtctaTATTTTTTGAGATctaggttcgggagtacggttacgcccgagaaaggattagcacccccgaAACGCctgttccatgaacggtaccatttttaaattatcctattaggctttattttttaagttcattttatttccttaactATAACTTGCTTATTATAtctctaattttattaaattattttatttgattctaaaatgaaatacaagtgtgaggcaagatgaaatgcatggcgtgagataaaaatatGTCGGACgaataatcttttattgagGACGTTCTCCCTAATCCGCCCCTCATACTTGTGGGATCCAGGGTGTTCTCCCACCTAAggaattatccgagaaatTTACCTTCGCAAATTCGACGAATAAAATCTCATCATTGGGGTTATTgtacgtttttctttaaaaaataatattttcatgaataatgaacctaatacgAGCGAaagtcttttattaaagatgtttccctgagccctcccatcatattGGTGGGACTCGGGAACACCTTTTCACATAGAAAACTTTTCGAGGAATACCCGCCTTCGCAAGATCCTcggaagatcccatcatcggggcttaaactcgaaaacaaaaatatttatatgcaatgatatgcatgatgcaacatatatatatatatgctatgctaatgcaattatctatttttttgtcattttttattatttaattattatttttattttattttattttttattatcatattttctattttatttctaattaNNNNNNNNNNNNNNNNNNNNNNNNNNNNNNNNNNNNNNNNNNNNNNNNNNNNNNNNNNNNNNNNNNNNNNNNNNNNNNNNNNNNNNNNNNNNNNNNNNNNNNNNNNNNNNNNNNNNNNNNNNNNNNNNNNNNNNNNNNNNNNNNNNNNNNNNNNNNNNNNNNNNNNNNNNNNNNNNNNNNNNNNNNNNNNNNNNNNNNNNNNNNNNNNNNNNNNNNNNNNNNNNNNNNNNNNNNNNNNNNNNNNNNNNNNNNNNNNNNNNNNNNNNNNNNNNNNNNNNNNNNNNNNNNNNNNNNNNNNNNNNNNNNNNNNNNNNNNNNNNNNNNNNNNNNNNNNNNNNNNNNNNNNNNNNNNNNNNNNNNNNNNNNNNNNNNNNNNNNNNNNNNNNNNNNNNNNNNNNNNNNNNNNNNNNNNNNNNNNNNNNNNNNNNNNNNNNNNNNNNNNNNNNNATGCAtgatgcaacatatatatatgttatgctaatgcaattatctattttttgtcatttttttattatttaattattataattattatttttatttattttattttttattatcatatttctattttatttctaattaatattttttatactttacattttttattctaggttactcttatattttccttttataattagataaattgtttataattccatttaatgcctaattttaaattagttattgtcttaaattttttattattttttatttagtttttattttcctatttatttaatgtcatgtatattgcattttcacaaattaattatttactatattttcaaattattattattatttttatcatcattttttttatttattgttatttatttattttttattgagtaGTTTTTTATatagtcaaattctttatttattaaaaatttcggGATCTTGAAATCGAtgccctcccatcgtactagTGGAACCTTGATTCGAATTTCGAACCTAGAGAATATGGGCCCGGGATTGCGACTTCTCGCGTCTCGAccgatcatcccatcatcggtaaTTATTTGTAGTTGATGTCATggtaatttttatatatttttatttttatatacatgTATTTTTAAtggttatttatatatttgcaGTAAACATTCTCCTAAACTTAAGTTCTTTGCATAACTAAACACTTTCtaaaatgttattattattattatttttatatatatttgctatccttatttttatgttattctaTTCTTTAGTAATTTCCTAACCCTAGGACTATTATCTAGAAATTTTTAGAACATtataataacttaaaattaattttatatcatCAAGTATTAAAGCTCTAACTAAATAAATTGGGTGAAATCTAAACAAGCCATATCACAACAGTTCAGACAGCCCAAATCACCACAGACCCATTTGGGAATGAGTAATATTTTACCTGATTGGGCTAAGTGGGCTCAAGCTAACTGGCTGACCCACGATCTTCACTAAGCCCACTGTTTGGTGCTTTGCACAGCCACCCCTGGTATGCCCAAAACGGCGTTGTTTGATGCAATGCAGAAaaaccttctttttttttttcttctcccttaCCGCtcacctttctttcttttccctagaacctttcattttctcccttttgtttctctctttagcCGCCGACTACTCTCCACCTTCTCTCTAAAATCTCACCAGCTCTCTCTCCCTGTAACAGCCACCCCAAACCGGACCTCCCTAACCGGCGACGCCGCCGGCTACCTTTTCCTCACCTTCCGCCGATCGACGACCCAAGCTTCCCTTTTCATCGGTGTCGCTCCAATCTCTCTCCCAACCACCGGTCGATACTCCTTATTTCTCCTTCACCGTTTTTTGATCGGCGGCAAGCTCACCAACCGGATCTCCTATCGACAGCCGAATCTTTCCTCTCCTACCGGTGCTGGCTACCAAGACCGGACTTCTCCTCACTTTCTTCTACAGCCGATCGGCTCTCCCTCTTCGCCTTCTCTTACTGCCGATTGACTTTAGCTCCAGATCTGTCCTCCCTGCAGCTGCTTCTGAAATCTCTAAGGAGCAAAATTTGGCTCATTCACCCATTTGACTCCATTTGTTGAATCATTTTCAATAACAAGGCTATAATTATTTGTCCGTTTAGATTGAGAGAATAACACAAAAGCTTCCCTGATTGTTAAAATTTCAGCAAGCTAGAGTCTCCGATGTCAATAGTTTTAGAAAATCTAATTAACGTCTCACCCCGTTTCATTTCTCAACAAACCACCTATGCTAGTCTCCCCCGAACTCCCATTTACAGTCTCATCCACGTTAAATTTAACCATCTCAGCTTCCGACTTTCCCATGAAGTGTTAAGTCTTTGCtactcctttttctttattttgcaATTGCAGGTCCCATTCGTTTGTCCATAGATGTCCAGCACAGACACAAATTCATTTGGCCATCTCACGCAAGCCCACATAGCCACTCTTAGCTTAATAATCTCCCATATCTCTTCAGTACCTCATTTCTTATCTTGAAGACCATCTCGTTCCTACTAGTCCAAATAGTCCACACCATTGCAAAGAtcgtaatttttattttcacattttattttcatcttttccAACCCTGGTTGAATTTCATAAAACCATTAAGTCTTTAAATTTTCGTGACATAACCCAAACAACTTCCCATTCTTGACACCATGCTCTACATAATCTCCATACCTCCATGCATTCCAGGAGAATTCAAGGAGATATAATATGGTACatctaattttataaaaaaaaaaaacatttacaTTTATATGTGTACTCAAATTGgggatataattttttatttttgaaattattaatttaaaaaaacagTAGTATCAGTATTAGTAgtcattttcaataaattcTAAAAACACAATCAATCTCTCTAATATATTGAAtacaacttaataaaaatgaaaccaaaatataagtatCTAAAAAGAAATGCATGGTAATAATAACATCTGCCCTTGAAATTCATGAGCTTTGTGTACAGAATTAATGTCGACCATAAATGATGAGATGACATGATTGTCTAAACCATCACCGAATATAATTCAAGgctttatttgttatttacaGAAATAGATAACAATCAATCGtccaatattttaattatatatgtgtatatataaatCATCTGATTTTTTCGCTCTCTATACTATATAAAGGTCGGATTACAGGGGATAATATTCTCCAAACTAGACTACTTTCTACTCCACTCGGCCTTTTTCCTCCTTTCAAGTCGGTTAGAAAGTatctataaagaaaaacaaatggaaaaaaaatcaaagaaacaatAGCTAACCTCCCTAAAATTGATGGCTAGAAATCTGGCTATCCTCTCAGCCAGTATCAAGGGTTCTGGTGCAGCCCTGACTTCCTAGAAGATATAATCTTATCTCAAGAAGGCTTCAAGGCTGAACCAAATGACATCTTTGTCTGCAGTGTGCCCAAAAGTGGTACCACTTGGCTCAAGGCTCTGACCTTCGCCATTGTCAGAAGGTGAATATCAAGGAAGGGAAAAGACAAGCGGTGTTGAAAAGCTAAAGGAATGATTCAGAATTCCTCATTCATCAGGGCTCAGTAAAATGAGCTATATATACAGgggtttaaaaattaagtaaagaaggaaaaagattaATTACATTATAACTACCTAACTAacttttaaaaacaataattattatatacaaAACGGTGCGTTGCTTATTAAGTCATTGATCCTTAAGAGAGCCTGATACATAGCGTTTAGGTAGCACTCCTTGTCTCTTATTTAAACTTTGCGTTTTGGTGccttcttattcccaagcctCTCTATTCTTTCTTCAGTCCAATGATCACAAGCTTGGTGCAGAGTTCTTCCATGTAATCTTGAACTTATTCATTTTGAACACTTCTAATACTCCCCTTCAAGAGGATATGTGATTGTTGAGAACATTCATCTTGCTCAGTAGATTATGAAACTGCCTCGGTTGTAAGGctttagtaaaaatatcagCTAACTGAAGATTAGTAGATATATGGACTGGCTTGATTACACCTGCTAACACCTTTTCTCTAACAAAATGGCAGTCCATCTTGATGTGTTTAGTCCTCTCATGAAACACCGGATTTTTGCTCATGTGAATTGCTGCTTGACTGTCTAAGTAAAGAACAATTGGCTCATCATGGCTAATTCCAAAATCAAACAGTAgatatttcaaccaaataagcTCACAACATGTTGAAGCCATGGAACGATACTCTGCTTTAGCAGAACTTCTGGCCACCACTGATTGTTTCTTAGATTTCCAGCTTATGAGTGATTCTCCAATGAAAATACTGAATCCAGTAACTGATCTCCTGGAATCTAAACAACTCGCTTAGTCACTATCACAGTAGACTGATAATTTCAAGTTTGATGCAGACTTCATTTGGATTCCTTGCCCTAGTGCTCCTTTCAGGTATTTTAATACCCTTTGTGCTGTTGTAAAATGTTGCTTACCAAGTCTATCCATATATTGAGTCAATACTTGAACTGCATAGGCTATATCTGGTCTGTTGAAGGTTAAGCAGAGTAGCTTTCCTACCAACTGCCTATAAATTGTAGGATTGGCCAGTTGATCTTCTTCTTGTACCTTATGCAACTTGTGATTGTAATCAATTGGGGTAGAAATTGGTTTAGCTCCTAAGAGCCCATATTCTTCTAGGAGATCCAGAGCATACTTTCTCTACGAGATGGTAATACCCTCAACTGACCTGTTAATCTCTAATCCCAGAAAATATTTCATAGCTCCTAGATCCTTTAATTTAAACTGTGAACTCAAGTACAATTTTACATCTTTTGCAGCTTGAGTGGATGTACTTCCAATCAGTATCATCTACATATAGTAGTAAAGCAGTAAAACTTCCATCATTTCCTTTCATAGTGAAGAGAGAGTGATCTGCTGATGGTTGATGAAAACCATACTAAAGAACTGATGAAGTgaattttgcattccattgtCTAGATGCCTACTTGAGACCATACAATGATTTATGCAATCTACAAGCTAATCTAGTTCCTTTGGGATACTCCCCCTGGATAGTGTACCCCTGTGGAATTTCTACGTATACTTCCTCTTACAAATCACCATTCAAAAATGCATTATTCACATCAAGTTGTGACAG from Theobroma cacao cultivar B97-61/B2 chromosome 5, Criollo_cocoa_genome_V2, whole genome shotgun sequence carries:
- the LOC18599218 gene encoding cytosolic sulfotransferase 17; the protein is MSLFAIATRKLFDNSSSPLLTKNPHLCVPSFEGYGQKADIREPGVPLIATHTPYTCLPKSVLDCSPDHCKIVYICREPKDAFVSLFHYAVKRRPTENEPISLEVAFHLFCEGKSFFGPCWDHILEHWKASQERPDKVMFLKYEDMLNDSVLYVKKLAEFMGYPFSSDEEQVGAVQKIVDFCSFENLNNLEKNKTGKRYADDSEATNKYFFRKGKIGDWQNYLTSCRNVWV